In the genome of Chaetodon trifascialis isolate fChaTrf1 chromosome 21, fChaTrf1.hap1, whole genome shotgun sequence, the window GGGCGTGTCTGCAAAGCCGCCCCCTCACTGCACGGTGGATACACTTGGGGAAAAGTGGATGTTGGGAATTTGGGTGGTAATATGCGTTAGACTTGAGCATtagagggagaagaaaacaaaaactaaaataaccttaatgtgctgcattcaggggAGTTTTTAATTGCACACTGTGATGTTTAGACCAGTTTTTGCTGAGCactaaattattttttccccaaaaaaacaaaacatctcttGGCTTTGTTTACCACCGTCCAGTGTTTTTCTTGACACTCTCTGGACAGAATCTCTGGTATTCAGGGTTTCACCTCACATCAGTCAGGTGTCCTCTCTTGTCTGTCCCCGTGACTGGGTGTCGAAGGAGTCCTAAGGTAATTCAGAGAGCACTATTGTAGTTTATTACCTGATGCTGATTCCACACGTTGCTTTTCATGTGACTCTTGCCGACTCCAACTTACATTAGAACCCACAGTCCACCCAGGTCACCATTTTTTCCTGTTACATGTATCTCACATGCATGTTGCTGCATGAGGATATCTTCCTTCTCATCGGAGCTTTCATGTGTGGGCTTTGTGTGCAACATTTTGGTGCACAATAGATGGAATTTCATGCCGCGTACTACAGACccctgtgtgtgtaatgtgtataTATAGACACATGTATATATTAAAATAGAGGAAGCAGTGTTATTGGTCTGTTTAATAGATTACATTATGCCTTGTCTGTCTTTAACATACAATGGAATTCCTCCGACCACTTTTATCCAAACCCTTTGCGCACGCGTAAAATGCGCGCAATAAGTTGACAAGTACATTTGGTAGAAGATGACAAAGGTTTATTGGATCGCAGTAGAAACAGTCTTTTTAAAAGTGAATGAACGCAGTGAGATGTTTGTATACTGAGTCGTCTAAACGTGAGGAAATGTACAGAATGGGGCTCGAACGACAACTATAGAGCCTTTAGGAAAATCTTGCTGACGTCCACTGCCTCTGGTCTGTACATTGTGAAGGCTCGACAATGCCCACTGTGGACACATTTGTATTTTCAGTATGACCCCGTGCAGTTAACAATAACTATTCAATAGTTCAActgtatatacatttttttgtcttcttttcagCAAGACCCTAGACTAGCCTATAATCCAAGGATCAGacagaaatgaacagaattATTATTAAAGGCAAATAAAAATGGTCACAAGTACTTCTACAGCATCTAGAGGCAATAGTGCAATGGAGAGAAAACTACTGGTAAAAACAGCATAAGTTTGCATGAGACCTTACAAAAATAATACATATACGAAAACATTTCCTTCAGTATTTACAGTGACTTTGTCTCTGATATTGTCCTTTCACTTCTTTCGGGCTGCTTTGGCTGCCTTCTTTGCTGGTTTTGCTTTGGGCTTGGTTGCCTTCTTTGCTGGTCTTGGCTTGGGCTTGGctggcttgtttttctttactgCTGCCCTTTTGGTTTTCGCCGGGGTCGTCTTTTTCGCGgcctttttcactttctttgcaGCTGTCTTCTTGGGCTTCTCCGGCGTTTTGGGCACCTTCCTGGGCTTGGCCGCCTTCTTGGGTTTGGTGGTCTTCACCGCCTTCTTTGGTTTGGGAGATGCCGCTGCCTTGCTTGGTTTTTTGGAGTCCTCTGGTTTGGTCAGCCTGAAGGATCCGGACGCGCCGATGCCTTTGATTTGGCGCAGAGTCCCGGCTGCCACCAGCCTCTTCAGGGCCAATTTAACCTGGACATCGACATTGTCGCCCACCTTGTAGTTCTTCTTCACGTACTTCTGGATGGACTGACGGGACGCTCCGCTCCGGCTGGCGTCGTTCACGATTGCCGCTTTAATCATGTCCGAGTA includes:
- the h1-0 gene encoding histone H1.0 produces the protein MAETSAAPAKAKKTSKPKKPASHPKYSDMIKAAIVNDASRSGASRQSIQKYVKKNYKVGDNVDVQVKLALKRLVAAGTLRQIKGIGASGSFRLTKPEDSKKPSKAAASPKPKKAVKTTKPKKAAKPRKVPKTPEKPKKTAAKKVKKAAKKTTPAKTKRAAVKKNKPAKPKPRPAKKATKPKAKPAKKAAKAARKK